The following coding sequences are from one Primulina eburnea isolate SZY01 chromosome 15, ASM2296580v1, whole genome shotgun sequence window:
- the LOC140815255 gene encoding AT-hook motif nuclear-localized protein 18-like — protein sequence MDQLTHGRPRHLPPPFHGGDLQLHHHQFLQHQQQRRSLEEEQSGNGNPLKGDPDENYGLASTNTADQEKEMGLLGNDQNEVTRRPRGRPAGSKNKPKPPIIITRDSANALRSHVMEVANGCDIQESITMFATRRQRGVCILSGSGTVTNVTLRQPSTPGAVVTLHGRFEILSLSGSFLPPPAPPVASALTIYLAGGQGQVVGGTVVGPLLASGPVMIMAASFGNAAYERLPLEDDEEAVAGGGLLGSPPPGIAGQQMMSDPNANMFQGITQNNLMNPCQLPAEAYWGTGRPPF from the coding sequence ATGGATCAGCTAACTCACGGTCGTCCCCGCCATTTACCGCCACCTTTCCACGGTGGAGATCTTCAGCTCCACCACCACCAATTCCTGCAGCATCAGCAGCAACGCCGGAGTCTCGAAGAAGAACAAAGCGGAAACGGTAACCCATTAAAGGGAGATCCAGATGAGAATTATGGTCTCGCCTCCACCAACACAGCCGATCAAGAAAAAGAGATGGGGTTACTGGGGAATGATCAAAACGAGGTAACAAGAAGACCACGGGGCCGCCCCGCCGGCTCAAAGAACAAGCCTAAGCCTCCTATTATAATCACTCGAGATAGCGCTAATGCGCTCAGATCTCATGTTATGGAAGTTGCGAATGGCTGTGATATTCAAGAAAGCATAACGATGTTCGCCACCAGGCGGCAGAGGGGCGTTTGCATTTTGAGCGGAAGCGGCACCGTGACGAATGTAACTCTCCGTCAGCCTTCCACGCCTGGCGCGGTTGTGACTTTACATGGAAGGTTTGAGATTCTCTCCCTTTCGGGATCGTTTCTTCCTCCTCCGGCTCCGCCAGTGGCGTCTGCGCTTACTATATATTTGGCCGGCGGTCAAGGACAAGTGGTTGGAGGAACGGTAGTTGGGCCTCTTCTGGCTTCCGGGCCGGTGATGATAATGGCTGCATCTTTTGGTAATGCAGCTTATGAGAGGCTGCCTTTGGAAGATGATGAGGAGGCGGTGGCGGGAGGAGGGCTGCTGGGATCGCCGCCGCCGGGGATTGCGGGACAGCAAATGATGAGTGATCCAAATGCGAATATGTTTCAAGGAATAACCCAAAATAATCTCATGAATCCATGCCAATTACCAGCTGAAGCTTACTGGGGAACAGGTCGTCCtccattttaa